In the Cylindrospermopsis raciborskii Cr2010 genome, CGCTAACCCATCCTACAAATAATTGTGCCTCCCTACTTAAAGCTATAAATTAGATTGCCAACCTCAAGTTTTTAAAAATAAGGTCCCCAATTTCTTCATGGAAGTTGGGGATTTTTTGTGAGGAAGGGGGGATGTATTTTTGAGAAGTTGTTTTTCCTCAAGTTGGTAATTAGGTTGGTTGGAAATATCAATGATCTGGCTATTGGTTTCTGGATATTGTATTAACAAGCAAGCAGTTGAGGGACTTACAAAGAAGCAATCAACTTCTAGCTTAAAACAAATCTAATCACAAGATCAAGGAGTATTGTATCATGCAAGTAATCGAAAAGAACTCATTATTCGCTCAAGTTTCTGGTGAACAGTCTGCTGTTGTTAGTGGTGGTGCTGTTGGAGAGTTTTATGATGCCGCTGCATACGCCATAGTAGCAGCTTTTCTTGGTGTTGATCCTGATCTTATTAAGTTCCAAGCAGTTAACATCTTGTTTGGTCCTCTGGTGTAAGATATCTAATAAGTCATATCAATCACATAATGTGTCATTCTTTCTCAAGTAAACATATTTATTGTTGACTGGGATACACACATTAGACCTCTCCGAAATTGAAGCTCAAATCCCCCATAAACTGGTGGAAATAGAGTTTTAGGAGAGGTCTATTCATTGAATTATGGAGAAATAAATTACATGGCACAAAATAATTTATTTACTGAAATATCAGAAGAAGAATCTGCAACTATTAAAGGTGGTGGATTCCTTGAAGCTGCTGCATATCTCATAGTAATGCAATCACTATTTCCTTTTATTGCGTATAGTCCAGAGGTAATAAATACAGCGCTTTTATTTCTTACTGGTGTGCTATCGTTCCCTCAAAATAATAATACAAACCCAAGCAACCTCTCAAAAGATAATTAGAGATAATTAGAGATAATTAGAAAATTGGAAGGATAGGTCTTTCCCACATTAAGATTTAAAGCTGATTCAATATCAAAAAACAATGGGATTAGACCCCACAAACATGATATACATTCAATAACTATGAAATACCCCCATATTTCCCAACACAGTGAAGAAGACTGTGGCGCTGCTTGCTTAGCGGCGATCGCCAAATATTATGGCAAAAATTTCACTATCACTCGCATCCGAGAATCCGTGGGTACAAGCCAATTCGGTACCACCTTATTAGGTCTACAAAGAGGAGCTAAAACCTTGGGTTTTAAAGCTTCAACAGTCAGAACTTCACCAGAAATTCTCAAAAGATTAAACGAAGCACCCCTACCAGCAATCATTCATTGGCACGGAAATCACTGGGTGGTTTTTTATGGTAAAAAGGGTGAAAAGTATATAATCTCTGACCCAGGAGCAGGGGTACGTTACCTCTGTGAAGAAGACTTTATAGAGGGTTGGAATGATTGGTTAATGCTATTGCTAGAACCCAGTCCAGAAGAGTTTTTAAAAACAGAAGAAGATAAAATAGGTGGCTTTTGGCGTTTCTTTAAACAGGTGTGGAGTTTTCGGGGAATTCTCGCCCAAGCTCTACCGCTCAATTTATTATTAGGACTGCTATCTCTAGCTTCCCCCTTTTTATTACAAATTCTTACTGATGATGTGCTAGTACGGGGTGATACTAAATTACTCACAACTATGGTTATTGCTGTGGTTGTGATGAATCTTATTTCCAGTAGTCTATCTTGGGTGCAATCTAATTTAATCGCCCATTTTGCCCAACGTCTCCAATTGGGACTGGTGATGGAATTTGGTAGACAAATTTTGCACTTACCCCTGTCTTATTACGAAGCTCGTCGCAGTGGGGAAATTACTAGTCGTCTCCAAGATATTAAGCAAATCAATCAGTTGGTTACTCAAGTAGTTGTCAGTTTACCTAGCAAATTTTTTATTGCTCTGATTTCTCTTGGTCTGATGGCTTTTTATAGCTGGAAGTTAACTTTGGTGGCTATGGTAATTGCTGGGGTTATGACTATTACTCCTTTGGTGTTTCAACCTAAATTACAGCAAAAAACCCGGGAACTACTGGTTAAAGATGCGGAAACTCAGGGTGTATTGGTGGAAACTTTTAAGGGTGCTCTAACTCTCAAAACTACTACTGCTGGTAATCAATTCCTAGAAGAGTTCCAAGTTCGATTTGGCAAGTTGGCTAATTTAACTTTGGACACTATGCAAATTGGTATTATTAATAATACCTTTTCTGGCTTTATCTCCTCTATTGGTAGTATTATCCTCCTCTGGTTTGGTGGTCATTTAGTGATTAATCCCAGTGAAAATCTCAGTATTGGTCAATTACTGGCT is a window encoding:
- a CDS encoding peptidase domain-containing ABC transporter, producing MKYPHISQHSEEDCGAACLAAIAKYYGKNFTITRIRESVGTSQFGTTLLGLQRGAKTLGFKASTVRTSPEILKRLNEAPLPAIIHWHGNHWVVFYGKKGEKYIISDPGAGVRYLCEEDFIEGWNDWLMLLLEPSPEEFLKTEEDKIGGFWRFFKQVWSFRGILAQALPLNLLLGLLSLASPFLLQILTDDVLVRGDTKLLTTMVIAVVVMNLISSSLSWVQSNLIAHFAQRLQLGLVMEFGRQILHLPLSYYEARRSGEITSRLQDIKQINQLVTQVVVSLPSKFFIALISLGLMAFYSWKLTLVAMVIAGVMTITPLVFQPKLQQKTRELLVKDAETQGVLVETFKGALTLKTTTAGNQFLEEFQVRFGKLANLTLDTMQIGIINNTFSGFISSIGSIILLWFGGHLVINPSENLSIGQLLAFNSMNANFLGLITTVISFVQEFTRAKTAVQRLTEVIDTTPESDYDGKKPFAKIADDAKITCTNINFHYAGRLDLLEDFSLTIPGGQVVALIGKSGCGKSTLAKLIAGLYTIQSGNIRIGLYNQQDLSLESLRQQVILVPQEPHFWSRSIVENFRLGAPHVSFEQIVRACEIAGADEFVSKLPAKYQTILGEFGANISGGQRQRLAIARAIVTDPPILILDESTGGLDPVSEAQVLDQLFEHRQGKTTILITHRPQVINRADWVIMLDGGKLQSQGSLEELKFRRGEHQDFILL